The Hymenobacter sp. DG01 genome has a segment encoding these proteins:
- a CDS encoding HAMP domain-containing sensor histidine kinase: MKFLRFPPVWLLALALLCFGGAYLSNRYSQNPEVALQASATRLQDLLMEAELTGERESTDVLQRLATRRVSFQSLASHTTFPTFIFRGDQLVYWSSHSVRPDPEQATQRYHERLLETRFGKFLVLRHTEAPYVVLTYIPLEITYGISNRYLREGNGQGIFQGQNVRLVVEKGPSARPRLVSNEGNYLFSIESLQADPITGKYLPLLLLLLGVGFYIGAWSYVARQQFRQGPAWAGALAVVVPLGGLRAVMLYFGLPFSFLEIRLFDPRVYAASWFSPSLGDLLLNAGLFVVASYYVLLLFRRYGVLRFTQRVRRMPQRVALGAATVLGFYGLLEMLFDFYASSFSNSQLILDITQDIQVNLFKVLLVVAIVLHTGSYLVGFYILSRLFTGIVRPSTRNAGLILLMASAVVFLGTGVGVGQVHATILGITLLFFFVLRLTGLKSSGVVLPYQVYLFIFLMLGVSSAVGALALYEGFNRQLQVNKQNVAGNLLTDNDLQGEYLLVERGQEMARDPVLRTLLASPFVNLDLIRQKVIKYYLRDYFNKYEVRVIVFNPAGRGVAVGGSLEQTRSFLLQNATPTDHPNIYLIRDGSNLFNSRRYVAFFPVPTPTDEVEEGPSTIVLELSLKKLTANSVVPELLVDQKFFQPRLGTELSYGGYQKGQLVYNEGNFDYINRLPASLFRDARLYSTGVALDGYHHLAVKATDASGRMVVVTTATYSFSDWLANFSFLFLAHSFCWLLVMGAFLLARGQYREVLRTNFSTKIQLFLNFGILVPLIVVSVAIASQVTNAYKHDLLRTYQRRGQAVQENLLKNRDLLTDPGNRPYLVDLAENVASLTETDLNLYNAKGELLVSSQPSIFEANLLSSLMNPQAVSALKEDGQPRVLLTERAGTLSFNALYLPLRAAGVVQSGRPGAVLGYVGIPFFDSEKDLDNKLTELVSTILNIFTVMFILFLLLAFLASRILTQPLKLITEKLRQTTLTGQNEMLAYESEDEIGLLVREYNQMLLKLEESKQELATQEKEAAWREMARQVAHEIKNPLTPMKLSLQFLQRAIQDRRPNLDELMNKVSQTLITQIDVLTDIATSFSNFTNLPAMRPERLDVAPILRRCVGLHQGGVGGAGIRLVLPDDAETGRYVVFADESLLVRTFNNLLINALQAIPADRVPAVEARLEARPDDRIRICIQDNGTGIPPEVQEKVFVPNFTTKEKGSGIGLAVARRGIESAGGRIWFETEEGKGTSFCIELPLAG; the protein is encoded by the coding sequence CTGCTTGCGTTGGCGCTGCTCTGCTTTGGCGGCGCTTATCTCAGCAACCGGTATAGTCAGAATCCGGAGGTAGCCCTGCAGGCCTCGGCCACCCGCCTGCAAGACCTGCTGATGGAGGCCGAGCTAACGGGCGAGCGGGAATCGACGGACGTGCTGCAGCGGCTGGCTACCCGGCGGGTGAGCTTCCAGAGCCTGGCCAGCCACACCACCTTTCCTACCTTCATTTTCCGGGGCGACCAGTTGGTGTACTGGTCTAGCCATAGCGTACGGCCCGACCCGGAGCAGGCCACCCAGCGCTACCACGAGCGCCTGCTGGAAACCCGCTTCGGTAAGTTTCTGGTGCTGCGCCATACCGAGGCTCCCTACGTGGTGCTGACCTACATTCCGCTGGAAATCACTTATGGCATCAGCAACCGTTACCTGCGCGAGGGCAACGGGCAGGGCATCTTTCAGGGACAAAACGTACGGCTGGTAGTAGAAAAAGGCCCTTCTGCGCGGCCCCGGCTGGTTTCCAACGAGGGCAACTACCTGTTTTCCATTGAGAGTCTGCAGGCTGACCCCATCACGGGCAAGTACCTGCCCTTGTTGCTGTTGCTACTGGGGGTAGGGTTTTATATAGGGGCGTGGAGTTACGTAGCCCGTCAGCAGTTTAGGCAGGGCCCGGCCTGGGCGGGTGCTTTGGCCGTAGTAGTGCCGCTGGGTGGCCTGCGGGCTGTGATGCTATACTTCGGGCTGCCGTTTTCCTTTCTGGAGATTCGTCTGTTTGACCCGCGGGTGTACGCGGCCTCCTGGTTTTCCCCCTCCCTCGGCGACCTGCTTCTGAACGCGGGCCTGTTTGTGGTGGCTTCCTACTACGTGTTGCTGCTGTTTCGGCGCTATGGCGTGCTGCGCTTTACGCAGCGGGTGCGCCGGATGCCGCAACGAGTGGCGCTGGGGGCCGCTACGGTGCTGGGATTCTACGGGCTGCTGGAAATGCTCTTCGATTTCTACGCCAGCAGCTTCAGTAATTCCCAGCTCATCCTCGATATCACGCAGGATATCCAAGTCAACCTGTTCAAGGTGCTGCTGGTGGTAGCCATCGTCCTGCACACGGGCAGCTACCTCGTCGGCTTCTATATTCTGTCGCGGCTGTTTACGGGCATCGTTAGGCCTTCTACGCGCAACGCGGGCCTGATACTACTGATGGCTAGTGCCGTGGTATTCCTGGGTACGGGGGTGGGGGTAGGGCAGGTACACGCCACTATTCTGGGTATTACGCTGCTGTTTTTCTTTGTGCTACGCCTGACCGGGCTGAAGTCGAGCGGGGTGGTGCTGCCCTACCAGGTGTACCTGTTTATTTTCCTGATGCTGGGCGTGAGCTCGGCCGTAGGCGCCCTGGCTTTGTACGAAGGCTTCAACCGGCAGCTGCAGGTAAACAAGCAGAACGTTGCCGGCAACCTACTCACGGATAATGACCTGCAGGGCGAGTACCTGCTGGTAGAGCGCGGACAGGAAATGGCGCGTGACCCGGTACTGCGCACCCTGCTGGCCAGCCCCTTCGTGAACCTGGATCTGATCCGGCAGAAGGTGATTAAATACTACCTGCGCGACTACTTCAATAAGTATGAAGTGCGCGTTATCGTATTCAACCCGGCAGGCCGGGGTGTGGCCGTGGGCGGCTCGTTGGAGCAAACCCGCAGCTTTCTGCTGCAGAATGCTACCCCCACCGACCACCCCAACATCTACCTGATCCGGGACGGCAGCAACCTGTTTAACTCGCGGCGCTACGTGGCCTTTTTTCCGGTGCCTACCCCCACCGACGAGGTAGAGGAAGGCCCGAGTACCATTGTGCTGGAGCTGTCGTTGAAGAAGCTAACGGCCAATAGTGTGGTGCCTGAGCTGCTGGTTGACCAGAAGTTTTTTCAGCCCAGATTGGGCACGGAGCTTAGTTATGGTGGCTACCAGAAAGGACAGCTGGTGTACAACGAAGGAAACTTTGACTACATCAACCGCCTGCCGGCCAGTCTTTTCCGCGATGCGCGCCTTTACAGCACGGGTGTAGCGTTGGATGGCTACCACCACCTAGCCGTGAAGGCAACGGATGCGTCGGGCCGCATGGTGGTTGTTACCACGGCTACCTACTCTTTCTCCGACTGGCTGGCCAATTTCTCCTTTTTATTTCTGGCCCACAGCTTCTGCTGGCTGCTGGTGATGGGAGCCTTTCTACTGGCCCGAGGGCAGTACCGGGAGGTGTTGCGCACCAACTTCAGCACCAAAATTCAGCTGTTCCTCAACTTTGGTATCCTAGTGCCCCTCATTGTGGTGAGCGTGGCCATTGCCAGCCAGGTTACCAATGCCTACAAACACGATTTGCTGCGCACCTACCAGCGCCGGGGGCAGGCGGTTCAGGAAAACCTGCTGAAAAACCGCGACCTGCTCACGGACCCCGGCAACCGGCCCTATCTCGTGGACCTGGCCGAAAACGTGGCCTCACTCACCGAAACCGACCTCAACCTCTACAATGCCAAGGGCGAGCTGCTGGTTAGCAGCCAGCCCTCCATTTTCGAGGCCAACCTGCTCAGCTCCCTGATGAACCCCCAGGCGGTTTCGGCCCTGAAAGAGGACGGCCAGCCGCGGGTGCTGCTCACGGAGCGGGCCGGCACGCTTTCCTTTAACGCGCTGTATTTGCCGCTACGGGCAGCCGGGGTGGTGCAGTCGGGGCGGCCGGGGGCGGTGCTGGGCTACGTAGGTATTCCCTTCTTCGACTCGGAAAAAGACCTGGATAACAAGCTGACGGAACTTGTATCGACCATCCTGAACATCTTCACGGTGATGTTTATCCTATTTCTGCTGCTGGCTTTCCTGGCTTCCCGCATCCTGACCCAACCGCTTAAGCTCATCACTGAAAAGCTGAGGCAGACTACCCTGACGGGCCAGAACGAAATGCTGGCCTACGAGTCGGAAGACGAAATTGGGCTGCTGGTGCGCGAGTATAACCAGATGCTGCTGAAGCTGGAAGAAAGCAAGCAGGAGCTGGCTACCCAGGAAAAGGAGGCGGCCTGGCGCGAAATGGCCCGGCAGGTGGCCCACGAAATCAAGAACCCGCTGACGCCCATGAAGCTGAGCCTGCAGTTTCTGCAGCGGGCCATTCAGGACCGGCGCCCCAACTTGGATGAGCTGATGAACAAAGTGTCGCAGACGCTCATTACCCAGATTGATGTGCTGACCGACATTGCCACTTCCTTCAGCAACTTCACCAACCTGCCCGCCATGCGCCCCGAGCGCCTCGACGTAGCGCCCATTCTGCGGCGGTGCGTGGGCCTGCACCAGGGCGGGGTGGGCGGAGCCGGCATCCGGCTGGTGCTGCCCGACGATGCTGAAACCGGCCGCTACGTGGTATTCGCCGACGAAAGTCTGCTGGTACGGACCTTTAATAATCTGCTGATTAATGCCCTGCAGGCCATTCCGGCGGATCGGGTGCCCGCGGTAGAAGCGCGGCTCGAGGCCCGGCCCGACGACCGGATCCGCATTTGCATTCAGGATAACGGCACGGGCATTCCGCCAGAGGTACAGGAAAAAGTGTTCGTGCCCAACTTCACCACCAAGGAAAAGGGCTCGGGCATAGGCCTGGCCGTAGCCCGGCGCGGCATTGAAAGCGCCGGCGGGCGCATCTGGTTTGAGACGGAAGAAGGGAAAGGAACGTCTTTCTGCATCGAGCTACCTCTGGCTGGGTAG